The Shewanella halotolerans region TAAACCTTAAAGGTTTAGCAGTGGTTATCGAGGGTAAAGACGAGGCTATGCTTACATTAAGCAAGTCAGGCGCAGGCCCTGTTACCGCAGCAGATATCACGCACGATGGTGATGTTACTATTATGAATCCTGATCATGTTATCTGTCATCTGACTGGTAACAATGACATTAGCATGCGTATCCGCGTTGAGCGTGGTCGTGGTTATGTACCAGCTTCGGCTCGTGCACAAACTGAAGACGACGATCGCCCAATTGGCCGTCTGCTAGTGGATTCATCTTTCTCACCTGTCGCGCGTATTGCTTACAATGTTGAAGCAGCACGTGTTGAACAGCGTACTGACTTGGACAAACTCGTTATCGATATGACCACTAACGGTACTATCGATCCTGAGGAAGCGATTCGTCGTTCTGCGACCATCCTAGCTGAACAGCTGGATGCGTTTGTTGAGCTTCGTGATGTCACTGAGCCAGAGCAGAAAGAAGAGAAACCAGAGTTCGACCCAATTCTGTTGCGTCCTGTCGACGATCTAGAGCTAACTGTACGTTCGGCTAACTGTTTGAAAGCCGAAGCGATTCATTACATCGGAGATCTGGTACAGCGTACTGAGGTTGAGCTACTTAAAACGCCTAACTTGGGTAAGAAGTCTCTTACCGAAATTAAGGATGTGTTGGCTTCTCGCGGACTTTCACTAGGTATGCGTCTAGAAAACTGGCCTCCAGCCAGTTTAGCAGACGACCTATAAGTCCTAGTTTGTACAGATTTAGGTAATAAGGATTAGGTCATGCGCCATCGTAAGAGTGGTCGTCAACTAAACCGTAACAGCAGTCATCGTCAAGCTATGTTCCGTAACATGGCAAGCTCATTAGTCCGTCACGAAGTGATCAAGACTACTGTAGCTAAGGCGAAAGAATTGCGTCGCGTAGTTGAACCTCTAATAACACTTGCTAAGAGTGACAGTGTTGCAAACCGTCGTTTGGCATTTGCACGTACTCGCGACGCTGAAGTCGTAGGTAAGTTATTTAATGAATTGGGTCCACGCTACCAGGAACGTCCTGGTGGATACACCCGTATTCTTAAGTGCGGTCTTCGTACTGGTGATAAGGCGCCTATGGCGTATATCGAACTAGTAGGTCGTCCAGAAGCTGCTGAAGCTGTTGAAGAAGCTGCTGAGTAACACTTAAGTTCATTGTAAAAAGCCGGGCATTGCCCGGCT contains the following coding sequences:
- a CDS encoding DNA-directed RNA polymerase subunit alpha → MQGSVTEFLKPRLVDIEQVNPTRAKVTLEPLERGFGHTLGNALRRILLSSMPGCAVTEVEIDGVLHEYSSKEGVQEDILEILLNLKGLAVVIEGKDEAMLTLSKSGAGPVTAADITHDGDVTIMNPDHVICHLTGNNDISMRIRVERGRGYVPASARAQTEDDDRPIGRLLVDSSFSPVARIAYNVEAARVEQRTDLDKLVIDMTTNGTIDPEEAIRRSATILAEQLDAFVELRDVTEPEQKEEKPEFDPILLRPVDDLELTVRSANCLKAEAIHYIGDLVQRTEVELLKTPNLGKKSLTEIKDVLASRGLSLGMRLENWPPASLADDL
- the rplQ gene encoding 50S ribosomal protein L17, which translates into the protein MRHRKSGRQLNRNSSHRQAMFRNMASSLVRHEVIKTTVAKAKELRRVVEPLITLAKSDSVANRRLAFARTRDAEVVGKLFNELGPRYQERPGGYTRILKCGLRTGDKAPMAYIELVGRPEAAEAVEEAAE